Part of the Flavobacterium okayamense genome, CCTCATACGCGAACCAAAAAAAATAAAAGAACAAAATCCGGTTTTAATCTTAATCCATGGTTACGGTAGCAATGAAGAAGATTTATTCTCATTTGCCAGCGAATTACCTTCAGAATATTACGTAATTTCTCTACGAGCTCCTTACGATTTACAACCTTATGGACACGCTTGGTATGCCATTCATTTTGATGCCGATGCTAATAAATTTTCAGATGATGAACAAGCCAAACAATCTCGCGATTTAATTGCTAGTTTTATTGATGAAATCGTAACTAAATATCCAATTGACAAAAACAATATAAATCTAATTGGTTTCAGTCAAGGTGCTATTTTAAGTTATGCCACTGCTCTATCTTATCCAGAAAAAATAAACAAAGTAATTGCTTTAAGCGGTTATTTAAATAAAAATATTTTAGTGAAAGATTTTGCATCAAAAAACAACCAACATCAAAAATTCTTTATTTCACACGGAACTGTTGATCAAGTGATTCCTGTTGATTGGGCTCGAAAAGCAGCGCCTTTTATTCAAAATTTAGGCTTAGACGTAACATACAAAGAATATCCAGTAGGACATGGAGTAGCGCCTCAAAATTTTTATGACTTTAGAGATTGGTTAAATAGTTAATTTATTTTGGAAGAAGTAAAAAATATTTTTTTTAAAAGTAATCTTTTCAGTAGTGATAAGAAACTAGTTTTTCATCCAGAATATTTAGAATTAACAAATAAAAAATCAAATATTTTCAAATCAAAATTTGAAAAAGAATCAATTGCAAATTTTAGATATGGAATAAAATGGTTGAATGGTTACGCTTTTACTTTTGGAAGAATATATTGCATTGATATTGAAAACGATAAAAATGAAATAATTAAAATTAGATTAAAATCATTTTATGGCTTTAATCTTAAATCATTGTCAGATAAATATGTAAAAATTATTGATTTTCTTCAAGATTATTACTTTGATGATATTTCTAGAAAATATTTGTACAATTTTACAAATGATATTTCTTTTATAATTAATAACATAGAATTTAACAAAAATGGAATTATTTTAAAAAAAAAACATTGTTCTTTGGGAAGATGTAGAAACTAAAAATTTCATAAAATACTTTTCAATAAGCTCTAAATCTGATCACTCAAAATATGTTCTTGTAGATTATATGAATGATTGGAATGGGAATGTTATTTACTCTGTTACAAGAAAAATACTAATGGATAAAGGTTTATTGTAAATAAAAAGCCCTACAAGTAGGGCTTTCACTTTAAAAAATTAACTAAAACTACATTTTTGGCAATACTACAGTATCAACAACATGTATAACTCCATTTTTTTGAAATACATCAGCAATAGTTACTTTAGAATTGTTCCCGTTTTCATCAGTTATGTAAACATCTTTTCCTTTCATCCATGCAGTTAAAGTTCCTCCGCTTAAAGTTTTAAAAGAATATTTACCATTTCCTTTTTTAATAGCTCCCATAATATCTTTTGCACTCCAATTTCCAGCTGCAACATGGTATTTTAAAATCGTTTGAAGCATTTCCTTGTTTTCTGGCTTTAAAAGTGTTTCAACAGTACCTTTAGGAAGCTTATCAAAAGCTGAATTTGTTGGAGCAAAAACCGTGAAAGGTCCATCAGAAGATAATGCTTCTACTAAACCTGCTGCTTTAACTGCAGCTACCAAAGTTGTATGATCTTTAGAATTAACTGCGTTTTCAACAATGTTTTTAGTAGGATACATAGGAGCTCCTCCTACTTCAACCGTTTTTTCTTTGCTTTGAGCATTCATTTGAGTTCCTAAGAACAAAGTAGTTACAACTAATAATGTTGCTAAAATTTTGTTGGTTTTCATAATATTTAATTTTATCATTTCCTTTTACTTACGTAAATAGTTTTATTTTGGTTTTACATCAAGAAAGAAATTAATCAAACATTAATAAGGGTCAATATTAATTTTAGTATTTTTGTAACTTATTATAATAAAATAAAACTATGGCAACAGTTACTTTGGGTGGAAACCCTATACATACAAATGGTGAATTACCAAAAGTAGGTGATTCTTTAAACGATTTCATTTTAATCCAAAATGATTTATCTACAGCTTCTTTAAATGATTTTAAAGGTTCTAAATTGGTTTTAAATATTTTTCCAAGTATCGATACAGGAACTTGTGCAACTTCAGTTCGCCAATTTAACGAAAAAGCAAGTTCATTAGACAATACTAAAGTTTTATGTATTTCTCGTGATTTACCATTTGCACAAAAACGTTTTTGTGGTGCTGAAGGTTTAGATAACGTAATTAATCTTTCAGATTTTAAAGAAGGTAGTTTTGGAAAAAACAACGGATTAGAAATCGTTGACGGGCCTCTAGCTGGTTTACACTCTCGTGTTGTAATTGTTACCGATGAAAATGGCAAAATTTTACACACTGAACAAGTTTCTGAAATCGCTAATGAACCTAATTACGAAGCTGCTTTAGCTGTTTTATAAAAAATGAAATTTCAAAAAGACGAAACTTTATTTACAGGTCGTTTAAAAAGTATGGTTTTTGCCGCTAAAGGCGCTTTTAAATTAATTACTACCGAACATAGCGTAATGGTACAAAGTACAGTTGCTGTTTGTATGATTATTGCAGGATTTTACTTTGGTATTTCCAAAGAGGAATGGTTAGTTCAAACACTTGCTATGGGATTAGTTCTAGGAATTGAAGGCTTAAATACTGCTGTTGAAAAAATTGCCGATTTTATTCATCCTGATTATCATGAAAGAATTGGATTTATTAAAGATATAGCTGCTGGCGCTGTCTTTTTTGCTGCATTAACAGCTATTGCAATTGCTGCAATAATTTATATTCCGTATTTAGGATAATTTCTCTATTTTTGTAAAATACACAAATAGCTGAATGGCAAAAAAAGCAAAGACAAATACTTCTGAAAATAAACCCAAAAAGCCAAAATTTAACTGGCAAATAACACGCCAACAAAAATTTGCAATAGGAATACTTCTTGTATTACTTTCTATTGCATTATTGTTGTCGTTTGTGTCGTATTTCATTACTGGAAATTACGATCAAAGTCAGGCTAATGATGTTTTCAATAGAGAATCTCGCGTACAAAATTGGTTGGGTAAATTTGGAGCCTATTTAGCCGATTTCTTTTTATATAAAGGTTTCGGTGTTGCTTCCTTTATAATCATTAGAATACTTTTCTTAGCCGGAATTTATTTGGTATTAGACATTGCATTGAGTAAACTAAAGAAATCACTTTTTTGGGATTTATACTTAATTATTATAGTTTCTATTCTATTTGGATTTTTTTGGGAATATCTTCCGCAATTAGCAGGAACTGTTGGTTTCGAAATGAATTTATTCATTCAAGACTACATTGGAACAATAGGAACATTACTGACTCTTA contains:
- a CDS encoding alpha/beta hydrolase, yielding MNLHYLIREPKKIKEQNPVLILIHGYGSNEEDLFSFASELPSEYYVISLRAPYDLQPYGHAWYAIHFDADANKFSDDEQAKQSRDLIASFIDEIVTKYPIDKNNINLIGFSQGAILSYATALSYPEKINKVIALSGYLNKNILVKDFASKNNQHQKFFISHGTVDQVIPVDWARKAAPFIQNLGLDVTYKEYPVGHGVAPQNFYDFRDWLNS
- a CDS encoding fasciclin domain-containing protein; amino-acid sequence: MKTNKILATLLVVTTLFLGTQMNAQSKEKTVEVGGAPMYPTKNIVENAVNSKDHTTLVAAVKAAGLVEALSSDGPFTVFAPTNSAFDKLPKGTVETLLKPENKEMLQTILKYHVAAGNWSAKDIMGAIKKGNGKYSFKTLSGGTLTAWMKGKDVYITDENGNNSKVTIADVFQKNGVIHVVDTVVLPKM
- the tpx gene encoding thiol peroxidase, producing MATVTLGGNPIHTNGELPKVGDSLNDFILIQNDLSTASLNDFKGSKLVLNIFPSIDTGTCATSVRQFNEKASSLDNTKVLCISRDLPFAQKRFCGAEGLDNVINLSDFKEGSFGKNNGLEIVDGPLAGLHSRVVIVTDENGKILHTEQVSEIANEPNYEAALAVL
- a CDS encoding diacylglycerol kinase family protein; amino-acid sequence: MKFQKDETLFTGRLKSMVFAAKGAFKLITTEHSVMVQSTVAVCMIIAGFYFGISKEEWLVQTLAMGLVLGIEGLNTAVEKIADFIHPDYHERIGFIKDIAAGAVFFAALTAIAIAAIIYIPYLG